In Desulfobulbus oralis, one DNA window encodes the following:
- a CDS encoding 1-deoxy-D-xylulose-5-phosphate reductoisomerase, with product MKTLALLGSTGSIGRNVCAVVRQFPERFCLRALAAGRNVELLARQVREFRPELVSVADEAQVESLAALLPPACRVRIVWGEDGLCEVAAFAGAQMTVNAVVGAAGLKPTLAAIQAGRELGLANKETLVMAGSLVMTAAARAGVRLLPIDSEHSAIFQALSAGRRQDLRRLLLTASGGPFRTTSMADLERVTPEAALAHPRWSMGKKISVDSATLMNKGLEVIEARWLFDVPPEKIEVLVHPQSIVHSLVEYQDGAVLAQLGIPDMRLPIACALSWPERLPLEMPRLDLTAARSLDFFAPDPIRFPALALAYAALRAGGASPTVLNAANEVAVAAFLAGKLCFSRIVTLVKKTLEGWRERPGELNLGAILTADAWARQEAARLLPVLSS from the coding sequence GTGAAGACGCTGGCGCTGCTGGGCTCAACCGGTTCGATCGGCCGCAACGTCTGTGCGGTGGTGCGTCAGTTTCCGGAGCGCTTTTGCCTGCGGGCGCTGGCCGCGGGCCGGAACGTTGAACTGCTGGCCCGGCAGGTTCGGGAATTCCGGCCGGAACTGGTGAGCGTGGCAGACGAGGCGCAGGTCGAATCGCTGGCCGCGCTGCTGCCGCCCGCTTGCCGCGTCCGGATTGTGTGGGGCGAGGACGGCCTCTGTGAGGTGGCTGCCTTTGCCGGCGCCCAGATGACCGTGAATGCCGTGGTGGGCGCTGCCGGGCTGAAACCCACGCTGGCGGCCATCCAGGCGGGCCGGGAGCTGGGCCTGGCGAACAAGGAGACACTGGTCATGGCCGGCAGTCTGGTCATGACCGCGGCGGCCCGGGCGGGCGTCAGGCTTTTGCCCATAGATTCCGAGCACAGCGCCATCTTTCAGGCCCTGTCTGCCGGCCGCCGTCAGGACCTGCGGCGTCTGCTGCTGACCGCATCCGGCGGGCCCTTTCGCACCACTTCCATGGCCGATCTGGAGCGGGTGACGCCTGAAGCGGCACTGGCACACCCCAGGTGGTCGATGGGTAAAAAAATCTCGGTTGATTCCGCGACCTTGATGAACAAGGGGCTTGAAGTCATCGAGGCCCGCTGGCTCTTTGATGTGCCGCCGGAAAAGATTGAAGTCCTGGTGCATCCGCAGTCCATAGTCCATTCTCTGGTCGAGTACCAGGACGGCGCGGTGCTGGCCCAGTTGGGCATTCCTGACATGCGCCTGCCCATTGCCTGCGCCCTGAGCTGGCCTGAACGCCTGCCTTTGGAGATGCCGAGGCTTGATTTGACTGCAGCCCGCTCCCTGGACTTTTTCGCGCCAGACCCTATCCGCTTTCCGGCCCTGGCGCTGGCCTACGCTGCGCTCAGGGCAGGCGGCGCTTCACCGACTGTACTCAATGCGGCCAACGAAGTGGCGGTGGCCGCCTTTCTGGCCGGCAAGCTCTGCTTTTCCCGCATCGTGACCCTGGTCAA